In a genomic window of Mus pahari chromosome 8, PAHARI_EIJ_v1.1, whole genome shotgun sequence:
- the LOC110325753 gene encoding olfactory receptor 11H6-like, producing MTSARNASHSVSHFILLGFPCRREIQIFLFSIFFMIYILTLLGNMAIVYAVHWDHRLHTPMYILLANFSFLEICYVNSDVPNMLVNFLSTTKTISFTQCLLQLYFFFSLGTTECLFLSIMAYDRFLAICRPLHYPTVMTTTFCGNLVIFCWVYGFLWFLIPVIRITQLPFCGPNVIDDFLCDLGPLLALASVCVPIPGTVLICGTMSSLLIFGTFFYIIGSYTLVLRTVIQMPSSTGSKKAFSTCSSHLAVVFLFYGSVMITYVSPGSGQAKGMQKFTTLFYSVLTPFFNPMIYSLRNKEMKDALKKVVGGS from the coding sequence ATGACCTCAGCCAGAAATGCCTCCCATAGTGTGAGTCACTTCATCCTCTTAGGCTTCCCTTGTCGTAGAGAAATACAGATCTTCCTTTTCTCTATATTCtttatgatttatattttgaCTTTGCTTGGAAATATGGCAATTGTGTATGCAGTGCACTGGGATCATCGGCTTCATACACCCATGTACATTCTGCTGGCCAACTTCTCCTTCCTAGAGATATGCTATGTCAACTCTGATGTGCCAAACATGCTGGTCAACTTCCTCTCCACGACCAAAACCATCTCCTTCACTCAATGCCTACTCCAATTGTACTTCTTCTTCTCCCTGGGCACAACTGAATGTCTATTTCTCTCCATCATGGCCTATGACAGGTTCCTGGCAATCTGCCGCCCACTGCACTACCCCACTGTCATGACCACTACATTCTGTGGCAACCTTGTCATATTCTGCTGGGTCTATGGGTTCCTCTGGTTTCTTATCCCAGTGATACGCATTACTCAGCTGCCATTTTGTGGACCAAATGTGATAGATGACTTTCTTTGTGACCTTGGTCCCTTGCTGGCCCTAGCTTCAGTCTGTGTCCCAATCCCAGGCACTGTTCTCATCTGTGGCACAATGAGTTCCCTCCTCATCTTCGGCACTTTTTTCTATATTATTGGTTCATATACCTTAGTGTTGAGAACTGTGATacagatgccctcttctactgGGTCAAAAAAGGCATTCTCCACCTGTTCATCACACCTGGCtgttgtgtttctattttatggttcAGTCATGATAACATATGTAAGCCCAGGATCAGGACAAGCAAAGGGCATGCAGAAGTTCACAACTTTATTCTATTCAGTTTTGACTCCTTTCTTCAACCCCATGATCTATAGCCTccgaaataaagaaatgaaagatgccTTGAAAAAAGTTGTAGGAGGTTCTTAG